CTCTAAGACGATGAAGCGGATGTTCTCTTTGAGGTAGGTGGCCTCTTGGCGCAACCCCTCGGGCAGGATCGCTTCAATTTTTCGCCCGGCGGACTCTGCCGCTAGGCTGTACTGCGCGTCAAAGGTCCGTGCCATCACGCCCGCACCCAAGCTCAGCATGGTCGCCTCCTCCTTGCTGAACTGTAGCGGCGGCAGGAAGTAGCCTTCCATGAGCCAGTAGCCCTGCCCCGGCGCGGACACGACCGGCACGCCCGCCTGAGAGAGCGCCACG
This Deinococcota bacterium DNA region includes the following protein-coding sequences:
- a CDS encoding HTH domain-containing protein; translation: MNRTDRLLAMVLELQGRGRCRAEDLARTFSVSKRTVYRDIVALSQAGVPVVSAPGQGYWLMEGYFLPPLQFSKEEATMLSLGAGVMARTFDAQYSLAAESAGRKIEAILPEGLRQEATYLKENIRFIVLE